One window of the Klebsiella sp. WP3-W18-ESBL-02 genome contains the following:
- the gyrA gene encoding DNA topoisomerase (ATP-hydrolyzing) subunit A, whose translation MSDLAREITPVNIEEELKNSYLDYAMSVIVGRALPDVRDGLKPVHRRVLYAMNVLGNDWNKAYKKSARVVGDVIGKYHPHGDSAVYDTIVRMAQPFSLRYMLVDGQGNFGSIDGDSAAAMRYTEIRLAKIAHELMADLEKETVDFVDNYDGTEKIPDVMPTKIPNLLVNGSSGIAVGMATNIPPHNLTEVINGCLAYVDNEDITIEGLMEHIPGPDFPTAAIINGRRGIEEAYRTGRGKVYIRARAEVEADAKTGRETIIVHEIPYQVNKARLIEKIAELVKDKRVEGISALRDESDKDGMRIVIEVKRDAVGEVVLNNLYSQTQLQVSFGINMVALHHGQPKIMNLKDIIAAFVRHRREVVTRRTIFELRKARDRAHILEALAVALANIDPIIELIRRAPTPAEAKAGLVAQPWELGNVAAMLERAGDDAARPEWLEPEFGVRDGKYYLTEQQAQAILDLRLQKLTGLEHEKLLDEYKELLEQIAELLHILGSAERLMEVIREELGLIREQFGDARRTEITANSADINIEDLISQEDVVVTLSHQGYVKYQPLTDYEAQRRGGKGKSAARIKEEDFIDRLLVANTHDTILCFSSRGRLYWMKVYQLPEASRGARGRPIVNLLPLEANERITAILPVREYEEGVNVFMATASGTVKKTALTEFSRPRSAGIIAVNLNEGDELIGVDLTAGKDEVMLFSAAGKVVRFKEDAVRAMGRTATGVRGIKLAENDSVVSLIIPRGEGAILTVTQNGYGKRTAAEEYPTKSRATQGVISIKVTERNGSVVGAVQVDDCDQIMMITDAGTLVRTRVSEVSVVGRNTQGVILIRTAEDENVVGLQRVAEPVDDEELDAIDGSVAEGDDEIAPETDSEDDVADDADE comes from the coding sequence ATGAGCGACCTTGCGAGAGAAATTACACCGGTCAACATTGAGGAAGAGCTTAAAAACTCTTATCTGGATTACGCGATGTCGGTCATTGTTGGCCGTGCGCTGCCGGATGTCCGAGATGGCCTGAAGCCGGTACACCGTCGCGTACTTTACGCCATGAACGTATTGGGCAATGACTGGAACAAAGCCTATAAAAAATCAGCCCGTGTCGTGGGTGACGTGATCGGTAAATACCACCCGCACGGCGACTCCGCGGTATATGACACCATTGTTCGTATGGCCCAGCCGTTCTCGCTGCGCTACATGCTGGTGGACGGCCAGGGGAACTTCGGTTCCATCGACGGCGACTCCGCGGCGGCAATGCGTTACACGGAAATCCGTCTGGCGAAAATCGCTCATGAGCTGATGGCCGATCTCGAAAAAGAGACGGTAGACTTTGTGGACAACTATGACGGTACGGAAAAAATTCCAGACGTCATGCCGACCAAAATTCCTAACCTGCTGGTCAACGGTTCTTCCGGTATTGCCGTAGGTATGGCAACCAACATTCCGCCGCATAACCTGACGGAAGTGATCAACGGCTGTCTGGCGTATGTCGACAACGAAGACATCACCATCGAAGGCCTGATGGAACACATTCCTGGCCCGGATTTCCCGACTGCCGCCATCATCAACGGCCGCCGCGGGATTGAAGAAGCCTATCGCACCGGCCGCGGTAAAGTGTATATCCGCGCGCGCGCGGAAGTGGAAGCCGACGCCAAAACCGGTCGTGAAACCATCATCGTGCACGAAATTCCGTATCAGGTGAACAAAGCGCGCCTGATCGAGAAAATCGCCGAGCTGGTCAAAGACAAACGCGTTGAAGGCATCAGCGCGCTGCGCGACGAGTCTGATAAAGACGGGATGCGCATCGTGATTGAAGTGAAACGCGACGCGGTGGGCGAAGTGGTTCTCAACAACCTCTACTCCCAGACTCAGCTGCAGGTTTCCTTCGGTATCAACATGGTTGCGCTGCACCATGGTCAGCCGAAGATCATGAACCTGAAAGATATTATTGCCGCGTTCGTGCGTCACCGTCGTGAAGTGGTGACTCGCCGTACCATTTTCGAACTGCGTAAAGCGCGCGATCGTGCGCACATTCTGGAAGCGCTGGCGGTTGCGCTGGCGAATATCGACCCGATCATTGAACTGATCCGTCGTGCTCCGACCCCGGCTGAAGCGAAAGCGGGCCTGGTGGCGCAGCCGTGGGAACTGGGCAACGTCGCGGCGATGCTGGAACGTGCGGGCGACGACGCCGCGCGTCCGGAATGGCTGGAACCTGAGTTTGGCGTTCGCGACGGTAAATACTACCTGACTGAACAGCAGGCGCAGGCGATTCTGGATCTGCGTTTGCAGAAACTGACCGGCCTTGAGCATGAAAAACTGCTCGACGAATACAAAGAGCTGCTGGAACAGATTGCTGAACTGCTGCATATTCTGGGCAGCGCCGAGCGTCTGATGGAAGTGATCCGCGAAGAGCTGGGGCTGATTCGCGAACAGTTCGGCGACGCCCGCCGTACCGAAATCACCGCCAACAGTGCCGACATTAATATCGAAGACCTGATTAGCCAGGAAGATGTTGTTGTGACCTTGTCTCACCAGGGTTACGTCAAATATCAGCCGTTAACCGATTACGAAGCTCAGCGTCGTGGCGGTAAAGGTAAGTCAGCAGCGCGTATTAAAGAAGAAGACTTTATTGACCGTCTGCTGGTGGCCAACACCCATGACACCATCCTGTGCTTCTCCAGCCGGGGCCGTCTGTACTGGATGAAGGTTTATCAGTTGCCGGAAGCCAGCCGCGGCGCGCGTGGCCGTCCGATCGTCAACCTGCTGCCGCTGGAAGCGAACGAACGTATCACCGCCATCCTGCCGGTACGCGAGTACGAAGAGGGCGTGAACGTCTTTATGGCAACCGCCAGCGGTACCGTGAAGAAAACGGCGCTGACCGAGTTCAGCCGTCCGCGTTCCGCCGGTATTATCGCGGTGAACCTGAACGAAGGCGACGAACTGATTGGCGTAGACCTGACCGCAGGTAAAGATGAAGTCATGCTGTTCTCCGCCGCCGGTAAAGTGGTGCGCTTTAAAGAAGATGCCGTTCGCGCCATGGGTCGTACTGCGACCGGCGTACGCGGTATCAAGCTGGCGGAAAACGACAGCGTGGTATCGCTGATTATTCCGCGCGGCGAAGGTGCAATCCTGACCGTCACTCAGAACGGCTACGGTAAACGTACCGCTGCTGAAGAGTATCCGACCAAGTCGCGTGCGACGCAGGGCGTTATCTCTATCAAAGTCACCGAGCGTAACGGCTCCGTGGTGGGCGCGGTACAGGTCGACGACTGTGACCAGATCATGATGATCACCGACGCGGGTACGCTGGTGCGTACCCGCGTGTCGGAAGTCAGCGTGGTCGGGCGTAACACCCAGGGCGTTATCCTCATCCGTACAGCGGAAGATGAAAACGTGGTGGGCCTGCAGCGCGTGGCCGAGCCGGTTGACGACGAAGAGCTGGACGCTATCGACGGTAGCGTGGCGGAAGGTGATGATGAAATCGCGCCGGAAACCGACAGCGAAGATGATGTCGCGGACGACGCTGACGAGTAA